A portion of the Zymoseptoria tritici IPO323 chromosome 8, whole genome shotgun sequence genome contains these proteins:
- the MgCYP-42 gene encoding CYP-42 P450 monooxygenase (P450 putatively acting on a cyclic terpene compound or moiety. p450 similar to GA14-synthase (gibberellin biosynthesis) and other p450s found next to terpene biosynthetic genes in other fungi), with amino-acid sequence MINPNDLKVLINEALGTTHRPIPWTIILASAAAGWYLLSWLLQPKSRYPIINAPKTSWTSIPAKIEYLKNTKHLIIEGYRRSSGPFKLQTEHGISVVLPPSALKMVDRSEIGLSGPEFLRRRFLSTYTTFQAMGNPPHDLLPEAVLRGLTRSLPKFTKPLSLTMNDCLASSWGSASDWQERALMDDTLLWVARLSTRVFLGERFVQNAEWIRIAQEYTIDFMTATAICGFVPALIRPLFVLGLPWCRKLRRDHAICERMFGPVFAEREAEIEAAQREGRVPDLPDDAIEWCRNAGKGRKYPQLNSQLTLSIAAIHTTSDLLGQTVLNLCVHPELLEPLRQEAISVLKSYGWQKQALTELRLMDSCLKETQRMKPVQLASSNRLATRNVTLPDGTFIARGEVVTFSAHDHFNPDIYPEPEKFDGYRFLKRRAIPGLEHKSVLVSTSEEHSAFSHGKHACPGRFFAANEVKIALVHLLLKYDMKIEKPEMAEWFTFGANTIANSKAKILVRRREAELDLEALAMAAEDCGVEERGAKERGVVA; translated from the exons ATGATAAATCCCAACGATCTGAAAGTCCTCATCAACGAGGCCCTCGGCACCACGCACCGTCCGATTCCATGGACGATCATCCTGgcgtccgccgccgcgggCTGGTATCTGCTGTCCTGGCTGCTTCAGCCCAAGTCCCGCTACCCCATCATCAACGCCCCGAAAACCAGCTGGACCTCAATCCCTGCCAAGATCGAGTACTTGAAGAACACAAAGCACTTGATCATCGAAGGCTATCGTAGG TCCTCCGGGCCCTTCAAATTGCAGACCGAACATGGCATCAGCGTCGTGTTGCCGCCGTCAGCCCTCAAGATGGTCGACAGGAGTGAAATCGGTCTCTCTGGGCCCGAGTTCCTCAGACGCAGATTCCTGTCAACTTATACCACATTTCAAGCCATGGGTAATCCGCCGCACGACTTGCTCCCGGAAGCGGTGCTCAGAGGCTTGACGAGAAGCTTGC CCAAATTCACCAAACCGCTCTCCTTGACCATGAACGACTGTCTCGCATCGTCCTGGGGCTCAGCCTCGGACTGGCAAGAACGGGCGCTAATGGATGACACCCTGCTCTGGGTCGCTCGTCTCTCGACAcgcgtcttcctcggcgaAAGGTTCGTCCAGAATGCCGAGTGGATCCGCATTGCTCAGGAGTACACGATTGACTTCATGACCGCCACTGCTATTTGCGGTTTCGTTCCCGCTCTCATCCGGCCGCTGTTCGTGCTGGGCCTGCCATGGTGTCGGAAGCTGCGACGGGACCACGCGATCTGCGAGCGGATGTTTGGGCCGGTGTTTGCGGAGCGGGAGGCTGAAATTGAAGCCGCGCAGCGGGAAGGTCGAGTTCCGGATCTCCCAGACGACGCAATCGAGTGGTGCCGGAACGCGGGCAAAGGCAGAAAGTACCCCCAGTTGAACTCCCAGCTCACGCTATCAATCGCTGCCATTCACACGACCAGCGATTTGCTGGGTCAAACAGTGCTGAACCTCTGTGTGCACCCAGAGTTGTTGGAGCCGTTGAGGCAGGAAGCCATCTCAGTGTTGAAGTCGTATGGATGGCAGAAGCAAGCATTGACCGAGCTGCGACTGATGGACAGTTGCCTCAAAGAGACTCAGAGAATGAAGCCAGTCCAGCTTG CCTCCTCCAATCGTCTCGCCACCCGTAACGTCACCCTCCCTGACGGCACCTTTATCGCCCGCGGCGAGGTGGTCACCTTCTCCGCCC ACGATCATTTCAATCCAGACATATACCCCGAACCCGAGAAATTCGACGGCTACCGGTTCTTGAAGCGCCGCGCCATACCCGGGCTGGAACACAAGTCGGTCCTCGTGTCGACGTCCGAAGAACACAGCGCTTTTTCGCACGGCAAGCACGCATGCCCGGGACGGTTCTTCGCGGCGAACGAGGTGAAGATTGCGCTGGTGCATTTGCTGTTGAAGTATGATATGAAGATTGAGAAGCCCGAGATGGCTGAGTGGTTCACTTTCGGGGCCAACACGATAGCGAATTCGAAGGCAAAGATTTTGGTGAGGAGAAGGGAGGCGGAGCTGGACCTGGAGGCGTTAgcgatggcggcggaggattgCGGTGTGGAGGAACGAGGCGCGAAGGAACGAGGTGTCGTCGCCTAG
- the PEP-S10.2 gene encoding secreted peptidase S10 (Secreted Peptidase_S10. carboxypeptidase C family. Serine carboxipeptodase. Peptidase_S10 domain. predicted small (629 aa) with theoretical pI: 4.51, Predicted not glycosylated.), with product MLKNLLLLLAAKSVLGQFVPEPEGITVLRSKFDNNVTISYKETEICETTPGVRSFAGYVHLPPGAFDDLGEPTEYPVNTFFWFFESRKDPANAPLSIWLNGGPGSSSMYGLFVEHGPCFVNADSNSTRINEWAWNNEVNMLFLDQPVQVGFSYDSLQNISTNIVTGDKTLLNETDPIPEQNATLRVGTYASQDQNRTTRGSVNGAKALWHFAQSWFQEFPEYKPNDDRISLSTQSYGGRYGPATFAYFQEQNERIENGTLPDEDGEYVALNLDTLLIVNGCIDRLVQWPSYVQIVRNNTYGIESVNETVQEQMRDALHREGGCQDQIWACRNVSIVYDPENTGINATVNDLCQEAESFCNDEVRSPYNRYSGRNYYDFTQVEPLNFPYPFYQGYLQQPHVQAALGVPLNFSQSSPASSGAIRGIGDYVRPGWLEDLAYLLEEGVKVQLMFGDRDYACNWIGGEAASLAIDYTNTTAFHAAGYADIQSNATFSGGQVRQHGNLSFARVYQAGHEAPSYSPETAYRIFMRTLNNVDIATGELPLTAENGTIYSSAGPPDTFRVKNEIPEQRLQWCYAYDLSGCTEEQIAMIENGTAPVKNWIFVDANSTKLFPEVVGRGMENDTGNSMPPEVSTGDAAVLSNEVGAVLLLAAAVALF from the exons ATGTTGAAAaacctcctgctcctgctggCAGCCAAGTCGGTCCTCGGTCAATTTGTACCCGAGCCGGAAGGGATCACTGTTCTTAGGAGCAAGTTCGACAACAACGTTACGATTTCATACAAAGAG ACTGAAATCTGCGAGACGACTCCAGGGGTGAGATCGTTCGCAGGCTACGTCCACCTCCCACCCGGAGCCTTCGATGACTTGGGCGAGCCGACAGAGTACCCGGTCAACACATTCTTCTGGTTCTTCGAGAGCAGAAAAGACCCAGCAAATGCACCGCTCAGTATCTGGCTGAATGGCGGGCCGGGTAGCTCGTCCATGTACGGGCTTTTC GTCGAACATGGGCCCTGCTTCGTCAACGCGGACTCAAACTCCACTCGCATCAATGAATGGGCGTGGAACAATGAGGTCAACATGCTCTTCCTGGATCAACCCGTCCAAGTTGGCTTCTCATACGATAGCCTGCAGAACATCTCGACAAACATCGTCACCGGAGACAAGACGCTGCTGAACGAGACTGATCCCATCCCGGAACAGAATGCTACTTTGCGTGTCGGCACATACGCTTCCCAGGACCAGAATCGAACTACCCGTGGATCCGTCAATGGTGCCAAAGCTCTTTGGCACTTCGCTCAGTCATGGTTCCAGGAGTTCCCAGAATACAAGCCCAACGATGACCGTATCAGTCTCTCAACACAGTCATACGGCGGAAGATATGGTCCTGCTACCTTTGCATACTTTCAGGAGCAGAACGAACGTATCGAGAACGGCACTTTGCccgacgaagatggagaatACGTCGCCTTGAACCTCGACACCCTCCTGATCGTCAACGGCTGCATCGACCGTCTCGTCCAATGGCCGTCATATGTACAGATCGTCAGGAACAACACGTACGGCATCGAGTCAGTCAACGAGACTGTCCAAGAACAAATGCGTGACGCTCTCCACCGCGAAGGAGGCTGTCAGGACCAGATCTGGGCTTGCCGCAACGTCTCTATCGTCTACGATCCTGAGAACACCGGAATCAACGCCACCGTCAATGACCTTTGCCAGGAAGCAGAGAGCTTCTGCAATGACGAGGTCCGATCCCCATACAACAGGTACTCCGGACGCAACTACTACGACTTCACGCAAGTCGAGCCGCTGAACTTCCCATATCCGTTCTACCAAGGCTACCTGCAACAGCCGCATGTCCAAGCCGCACTGGGTGTGCCTTTGAACTTCTCGCAGTCTTCTCCAGCGTCCAGTGGAGCCATCAGGGGAATCGGCGACTACGTCCGACCCGGCTGGCTAGAAGATCTGGCATACCTGCTCGAAGAGGGCGTCAAAGTGCAACTAATGTTCGGTGATCGAGACTATGCCTGC AACTGGATCGGCGGAGAAGCAGCCTCGCTAGCAATCGACTacaccaacaccaccgcctTCCACGCCGCCGGCTACGCCGACATCCAAAGCAACGCCACCTTTTCCGGCGGCCAAGTCCGTCAACACGGCAACCTCTCCTTCGCCCGGGTCTACCAAGCCGGACACGAAGCACCCTCCTACTCGCCCGAGACTGCTTACCGTATCTTCATGCGGACGCTCAATAATGTCGACATCGCGACTGGTGAACTTCCACTGACAGCGGAGAATGGCACGATTTATAGTTCCGCGGGACCACCGGATACGTTCCGTGTGAAGAATGAGATTCCGGAACAGAGATTGCAGTGGTGCTATGCGTATGATCTGTCGGGGTGTACGGAGGAGCAGATTGCGATGATTGAGAATGGGACGGCTCCCGTGAAGAATTGGATTTTTGTGGATGCGAATTCGACGAAGTTGTTTCCTGAGGTTGTTGGGAGGGGGATGGAGAATGATACGGGGAATAGTATGCCGCCGGAGGTGAGTACGGGTGATGCGGCGGTGCTGAGCAATGAGGTTGGAGCAGTGCTGCTGTTGGCAGCTGCTGTGGCTCTGTTCTAG